In Paenibacillus guangzhouensis, a single window of DNA contains:
- a CDS encoding GHKL domain-containing protein yields the protein MDNVQEACEVLPEHERWSRITLSFINWSLIISIVNAASREVSEWEGSLPVTMKPNRINHGLGLKSLQQKVESSGSLHIESKPDSFSVEIVLYGL from the coding sequence TTGGATAACGTACAAGAGGCTTGTGAAGTTCTGCCGGAACATGAACGTTGGTCGCGTATTACTTTATCTTTTATTAACTGGTCATTGATTATAAGCATTGTAAATGCAGCATCAAGAGAAGTAAGCGAATGGGAGGGCTCTTTACCAGTAACAATGAAACCAAACCGAATAAACCACGGATTGGGCCTTAAAAGTTTACAGCAAAAAGTTGAGTCAAGCGGGTCACTTCATATCGAAAGCAAACCGGATTCTTTTTCAGTTGAAATTGTCCTATATGGCCTATAA
- a CDS encoding DUF6366 family protein, whose product MGSRKETPEELKERLRQKELKNNPFGAFSDGVNRSEYGNLTGLGWKGTGIIILILVIGYIIYKLLN is encoded by the coding sequence ATGGGTTCTCGAAAAGAAACACCTGAAGAACTAAAAGAACGTTTAAGACAAAAAGAATTAAAAAATAACCCTTTTGGTGCGTTTAGTGATGGAGTAAATCGTTCTGAATATGGAAATTTAACTGGTTTGGGATGGAAAGGAACTGGAATTATAATTTTAATATTGGTTATAGGGTATATAATTTACAAATTACTAAATTAA
- the pyrH gene encoding UMP kinase, which yields MSRYKRVLVKLSGGAVAGNSEFGFEPERLDHIADEIMSVVNLGVEVSLVIGGGNIFRGNMAESWGIERAEADNIGTLATVVNSLMLRGVLKAKIKKEVRVMTAIPITSVAEPYIRLRAIHHLEKGYIVIFAGGNGQPYVTTDYPSVQRAIEVNCDALLVAKQGVDGVLNADPKFDKDARKFRALHYNDVLKHNLKVMDQSAFILARDYNLPMHVFNFDKPGSMKEICEGKNNGTIISGESVLELE from the coding sequence TTGTCAAGGTACAAAAGGGTTCTCGTTAAGCTAAGTGGTGGAGCAGTAGCAGGAAACTCTGAATTTGGTTTTGAGCCAGAAAGGTTAGACCATATTGCGGATGAAATTATGTCAGTAGTAAACTTAGGCGTTGAAGTATCGTTAGTTATAGGTGGGGGTAACATTTTCAGAGGTAATATGGCGGAAAGCTGGGGGATAGAAAGGGCAGAAGCTGATAACATTGGAACGCTTGCGACTGTAGTAAATAGTTTAATGCTTCGTGGAGTTCTTAAAGCCAAGATCAAAAAGGAAGTACGAGTAATGACGGCCATACCTATTACTTCAGTTGCAGAACCATACATCCGTCTAAGAGCAATCCACCATCTAGAAAAAGGCTATATTGTAATATTTGCAGGGGGGAACGGTCAACCTTACGTTACAACAGACTATCCTTCAGTACAAAGAGCCATCGAGGTTAATTGTGACGCTTTATTAGTTGCAAAGCAAGGTGTTGATGGTGTTCTTAATGCAGACCCTAAATTTGATAAAGATGCAAGGAAATTTCGTGCGCTTCATTACAATGACGTTTTAAAACACAACTTAAAGGTAATGGACCAATCAGCTTTCATTTTAGCAAGAGACTACAATCTGCCAATGCATGTGTTTAACTTCGATAAACCAGGCTCGATGAAAGAAATTTGTGAAGGTAAGAATAACGGTACGATAATTAGTGGCGAATCAGTTTTAGAGTTGGAATGA
- a CDS encoding DUF4303 domain-containing protein, whose protein sequence is MNLYYTGICQLLDGNKALKGEGYYVKTDDNRLLYSESAQETKTVTFQDLEDALFEGCKKIINNFSISKNNTDVYAFNLYADEYNSFYVYMNTIAGLENTVKKHYPNYSDEQIQSLKYNQGDFAFQFYPSDMGEVASTVEGFERMASDLSYEDEETEEFSSDDVPVVAYEKKIFKDGHYLAALNVVKRLAEADAFSNLNKTEDFIYYAATGHDYNDYSLVMRKTIDPELFYQCFPDLRVKDEEFKSILVQQANNSVEECLDYWVEAFKSEFNEKSPYQYTKTEYNVFLSLERYGRELAKECVSRLHQKLGDGLEDNLDEIFIYVKALEFVVHNSDDEIKNSCKLILETLDNESDEISVSISKDIKEILNAA, encoded by the coding sequence ATGAATCTATATTATACGGGAATTTGCCAACTACTAGACGGAAATAAAGCTTTAAAAGGTGAAGGTTACTATGTCAAAACTGATGATAATCGTCTGTTGTACTCAGAGTCAGCACAAGAAACTAAAACGGTAACCTTTCAGGATCTAGAAGATGCATTATTTGAAGGATGTAAAAAAATTATAAATAATTTCTCTATCTCCAAGAACAATACTGATGTCTATGCGTTCAATTTATATGCTGACGAATACAACAGCTTCTACGTCTACATGAATACGATTGCTGGCTTAGAGAACACAGTGAAGAAACACTATCCAAACTACTCTGATGAACAGATACAAAGTTTGAAATATAACCAAGGGGATTTTGCTTTTCAGTTCTATCCAAGCGATATGGGTGAAGTAGCAAGTACAGTTGAAGGGTTTGAAAGAATGGCTTCAGATTTGTCGTATGAGGACGAAGAAACTGAGGAGTTTTCAAGCGATGATGTTCCAGTTGTAGCATATGAGAAGAAAATATTTAAAGACGGTCACTACTTAGCTGCACTAAATGTAGTTAAACGGCTAGCTGAAGCAGATGCGTTCTCCAATTTAAACAAAACTGAGGATTTCATATATTACGCGGCTACGGGACATGATTACAATGATTACAGTCTGGTGATGAGAAAAACAATTGATCCTGAACTATTTTATCAATGTTTTCCTGATCTGAGAGTTAAGGATGAAGAGTTTAAGTCAATTTTAGTTCAGCAAGCTAACAACAGTGTTGAAGAGTGCCTTGACTACTGGGTAGAAGCATTTAAGAGTGAATTTAATGAAAAGTCTCCTTATCAATATACGAAAACGGAATACAATGTATTTTTGAGTCTAGAGAGATATGGCCGCGAACTAGCTAAGGAATGTGTAAGTAGACTACATCAGAAACTAGGTGATGGCTTAGAAGATAACCTAGATGAAATCTTTATTTATGTCAAAGCTCTAGAATTTGTTGTACATAATTCTGATGATGAAATAAAAAATAGTTGCAAGCTAATATTAGAGACTTTGGATAATGAATCAGATGAAATTTCAGTTTCAATAAGCAAAGATATTAAAGAGATCTTGAATGCTGCATAG
- a CDS encoding helix-turn-helix domain-containing protein, producing MKTNMTIQGFSERTGLPASTLRYYEKEGLLQPSHRADNGYRYYREDQIPSALKIHTLRQAGIGLIEIRHYLAADADGQAGWLRKWRQDVDAKLLALNVAKQYLDGVDSVDEHIRLVRWSQSTRMLWFRHRVKRQLHPFAQAMDESAAFLEKRGLLHAKEAYVRQERMIGDEMLGKVGFRLPLKSALPDEWKHETELEVELEVIQPTLFVTIDCLSTDPYACFSLMLVLQSFGFEPAGPNMERYQLHDKLHYQWMIPVVHGKETGPYTSDQ from the coding sequence TTGAAAACCAACATGACCATCCAAGGCTTTTCCGAGCGGACGGGTCTTCCTGCCAGTACGCTTCGTTATTACGAAAAAGAAGGGCTGCTGCAGCCGAGTCATCGGGCGGATAACGGGTATCGATACTATCGGGAGGATCAGATTCCAAGCGCCTTGAAGATTCATACGCTGCGCCAAGCGGGAATTGGCCTAATCGAGATCCGTCATTATCTTGCTGCGGATGCCGACGGGCAAGCAGGATGGCTGCGCAAATGGCGTCAGGATGTCGATGCGAAGCTGTTGGCGCTGAATGTAGCCAAACAGTACCTGGATGGTGTCGATTCCGTTGATGAGCATATCCGGTTGGTTAGATGGTCTCAGTCCACGAGGATGCTTTGGTTTCGGCATCGTGTCAAGCGCCAGCTTCATCCGTTTGCACAGGCCATGGATGAGAGTGCGGCATTCTTGGAAAAGCGAGGGCTTTTGCATGCGAAAGAGGCTTATGTACGGCAGGAACGAATGATCGGAGATGAGATGCTCGGCAAAGTCGGTTTTCGCTTGCCTTTGAAGTCAGCCTTACCGGACGAATGGAAGCATGAAACGGAGCTTGAAGTTGAGCTTGAAGTCATACAGCCCACACTGTTCGTTACAATTGATTGCTTGTCTACCGATCCTTACGCTTGTTTTAGTTTAATGCTCGTTTTGCAATCGTTCGGATTCGAGCCGGCAGGTCCAAATATGGAGCGGTATCAGCTTCACGACAAGCTGCATTACCAATGGATGATTCCAGTGGTTCATGGTAAAGAAACGGGACCTTATACATCAGACCAATGA
- a CDS encoding VOC family protein → MVTPNLKFDGGFIMVPWDQFDEAVEWYGDKMGWKLIGTGDGPVGRKAFFKMPGSGQANLKSFESELSHFTSEDYFEGNCRFCFRTANLDQTLEYFNNQGVKCTAPLKMPDGTRSADIITFGNVRLTLSEDRKLEGKFPESRVIQYAAKPLWLGVTDLEASINWYSRICGWESSKKNFQDRGFALMRETWDFVWLEKVNVERSSKKANPGARLYFRIKKQEDLYKTNEWLKVQGIDVSEIIGERWKGFHFYDPDGNRLNVWSYY, encoded by the coding sequence ATGGTGACACCTAATTTAAAGTTTGACGGCGGTTTTATTATGGTGCCGTGGGATCAGTTCGATGAGGCAGTAGAATGGTATGGCGATAAAATGGGTTGGAAATTAATTGGTACGGGCGATGGGCCGGTCGGTAGGAAGGCTTTCTTCAAAATGCCTGGATCTGGACAAGCCAATTTGAAGTCGTTCGAAAGCGAATTAAGCCACTTTACATCCGAAGATTATTTCGAAGGAAATTGCAGGTTTTGTTTTCGCACGGCCAATCTGGATCAGACATTGGAATACTTCAATAATCAAGGCGTCAAATGCACCGCGCCGTTAAAGATGCCGGACGGAACGCGGTCTGCCGATATTATCACATTCGGGAATGTTCGCCTGACGTTAAGCGAAGACAGGAAGTTGGAAGGTAAATTCCCTGAATCGCGCGTCATTCAATACGCTGCCAAGCCATTGTGGTTAGGTGTCACCGATTTGGAAGCTTCAATTAATTGGTATTCGCGGATATGCGGTTGGGAAAGTTCGAAGAAAAATTTTCAAGACCGAGGATTTGCGTTGATGCGTGAAACATGGGACTTCGTCTGGCTAGAAAAAGTGAACGTCGAGCGATCATCAAAAAAGGCCAATCCCGGAGCCAGGTTATACTTCAGGATTAAAAAGCAAGAGGATCTGTATAAGACGAATGAATGGCTCAAGGTGCAGGGAATTGATGTATCAGAAATTATAGGGGAGCGTTGGAAAGGATTCCACTTCTATGATCCGGACGGGAATCGATTAAACGTGTGGAGTTATTATTAA
- a CDS encoding putative RNA methyltransferase, producing the protein MSAGKIERFQEIFICPLCKKQMQLINLQSLVCSNQHCFDIAKQGYINLLSRASNAKYDKKIFEYRRVIIKSGLFNPLHAAVSGFIMSQLQHNEPVSILDVGCGEGSHLNNIQIEITQKKPNPLLAVGMDISKEGIGFAAAGYSNAIWCVADIANCPFANQQFKFILNILSPANYSEFQRLITDNGLMIKIVPEQKYLKELRDIFYEGSDKQVYSNSLTISHFKEQFKLLDVESIRYQVNLSEALIEPLLGMTPLSWGTSEERIEKILQMNLKQITMDFKILIGKK; encoded by the coding sequence ATGAGTGCCGGGAAAATTGAAAGGTTTCAGGAGATATTTATATGTCCTTTATGTAAAAAACAGATGCAATTGATCAATTTACAAAGTTTAGTCTGTAGCAATCAGCATTGTTTTGATATAGCCAAGCAAGGATATATAAACCTATTGTCACGTGCCAGTAATGCTAAATATGATAAAAAAATCTTCGAATACAGAAGAGTAATCATCAAAAGCGGTTTATTTAATCCCTTACATGCTGCGGTAAGTGGATTTATAATGAGTCAACTCCAGCATAATGAGCCTGTAAGCATACTGGATGTAGGTTGTGGAGAAGGCTCTCACTTAAATAACATACAAATAGAAATAACGCAGAAAAAACCCAACCCTCTACTGGCTGTAGGAATGGATATTTCAAAAGAGGGAATTGGTTTTGCCGCAGCTGGATATTCAAATGCGATTTGGTGTGTCGCGGACATTGCTAACTGTCCATTTGCAAATCAGCAATTTAAATTCATTTTAAACATTCTTTCGCCGGCAAATTATTCGGAATTCCAGAGATTGATTACTGATAATGGTTTGATGATTAAGATTGTCCCTGAACAGAAGTATCTAAAAGAATTAAGAGATATCTTTTACGAAGGATCGGATAAACAGGTTTATTCAAATTCACTTACAATTAGTCATTTCAAAGAACAGTTCAAGTTATTAGATGTTGAAAGCATACGATATCAAGTAAACCTGAGTGAAGCCTTGATCGAACCTTTGCTCGGTATGACGCCATTATCCTGGGGGACTTCCGAGGAACGCATAGAAAAAATTTTACAGATGAATCTGAAACAAATCACTATGGACTTTAAAATTTTAATTGGTAAGAAATGA